In the genome of Rhizobium etli 8C-3, one region contains:
- the ung gene encoding uracil-DNA glycosylase, with the protein MSEQMIALEESWKAALAPEFSSPYMQQLRDFLLVQKRSGKRIFPRGSEYFRALDLTPLSKVKVIILGQDPYHGLGQAHGLCFSVRPGVRIPPSLVNIYKEMETDLGIKPPRHGFLEHWARQGVLLLNSVLTVEEAQAASHQGKGWERFTDAVIGKVNEECECVVFMLWGSYAQRKAAFVDTYRHLVLKAPHPSPLSAHNGFFGCRHFSKANAFLQSHGRVPIDWELPANPQDA; encoded by the coding sequence ATGAGCGAACAGATGATTGCGCTCGAAGAGAGCTGGAAGGCGGCACTCGCGCCGGAGTTTTCCAGTCCCTACATGCAGCAGCTCAGGGATTTCCTGCTGGTGCAGAAGCGAAGCGGCAAGCGTATCTTCCCCAGGGGGTCGGAATATTTTCGCGCTCTTGATCTCACCCCGCTTTCAAAGGTGAAGGTCATCATTCTGGGCCAGGATCCCTATCACGGCCTCGGACAGGCGCACGGGCTCTGCTTCAGCGTTCGCCCGGGCGTGCGCATTCCGCCGTCGCTCGTTAATATCTACAAGGAGATGGAAACCGATCTCGGCATCAAGCCGCCGCGCCATGGCTTCCTGGAGCATTGGGCCCGCCAGGGCGTGCTGTTGCTGAACAGCGTTCTGACCGTCGAGGAGGCGCAGGCCGCCTCGCATCAGGGCAAGGGCTGGGAGCGCTTCACCGATGCAGTGATCGGCAAGGTCAACGAGGAATGCGAGTGCGTCGTCTTCATGCTGTGGGGTTCCTACGCGCAGCGAAAGGCAGCCTTCGTCGATACCTACCGTCATCTCGTCCTCAAGGCGCCGCATCCGTCGCCGCTGTCGGCGCATAACGGCTTTTTCGGATGCAGGCATTTTTCGAAGGCGAACGCTTTCCTGCAGTCTCACGGCCGCGTCCCCATCGACTGGGAGTTGCCCGCAAATCCGCAGGACGCCTAG